The Schistocerca americana isolate TAMUIC-IGC-003095 chromosome 5, iqSchAmer2.1, whole genome shotgun sequence genome includes a window with the following:
- the LOC124616746 gene encoding pro-resilin-like codes for MAFVKVLSAMLVAVLAAGVRAQDAYGAPPQQPQAYPGGAGVAAALAGQYQGQGQGQDQPGAPQPYSFHYEVKDPPSGNDYSHQESSDGQSVTGQYEVLLPDGRHQVVRYSANDATGYVADVQYSGGGDSAPAYSGQQPQYSADAGAAYPGQGQQQQPQYGSDAYPAQQPQQYGFRK; via the exons GTACTTTCAGCGATGCTTGTGGCCGTGCTGGCGGCAGGAGTGCGGGCGCAGGACGCGTACGGAGCGCCCCCGCAGCAGCCGCAGGCGTACCCTGGGGGCGCGGGGGTGGCCGCCGCGCTGGCCGGGCAGTACCAGGGGCAGGGCCAGGGGCAGGACCAGCCGGGCGCG CCGCAGCCGTACAGCTTCCACTACGAGGTGAAGGACCCACCCAGCGGCAATGACTACAGCCACCAGGAGAGCAGCGACGGGCAGTCTGTGACGGGCCAGTACGAGGTGCTGCTGCCCGACGGCCGCCACCAGGTGGTGCGCTACTCGGCCAACGACGCCACGGGCTACGTGGCCGACGTGCAGTACTCCGGGGGCGGCGACTCGGCGCCCGCCTACTCCGGCCAGCAGCCGCAGTACAGCGCGGACGCGGGGGCGGCCTACCCCGGccaagggcagcagcagcagccgcagtacGGCTCAGACGCCTACCCCGCCCAACAGCCGCAGCAGTACGGCTTCCGCAAGTAG